One genomic segment of Kogia breviceps isolate mKogBre1 chromosome 11, mKogBre1 haplotype 1, whole genome shotgun sequence includes these proteins:
- the CEBPZOS gene encoding protein CEBPZOS gives MARTMDPLAKKIFKGVLVAELVGVFGAYFLFKKMNTSQDFRQTMSKKFPFILEVYYKSIEHSGMYGIREQDQEKWLNSKN, from the exons ATGGCCCGTACTATGGATCCACTGGCAAAGAAGATCTTTAAAGGAGTTTTAGTAGCTGAACTTGTGGGCGTTTTTGGAgcatattttttgtttaaaaagatgaACACAAGCCAAG ATTTCAGGCAAACAATGAGCAAGAAATTCCCTTTCATCTTGGAAG tttattacaaatcCATTGAACACTCTGGAATGTATGGCATCAGAGAGCAAGATCAAGAAAAATGGCTGAACAGCAAAAATTAG